One Rhododendron vialii isolate Sample 1 chromosome 2a, ASM3025357v1 genomic region harbors:
- the LOC131316769 gene encoding receptor-like protein 54 translates to MWNSSKETMVLVDFSQNSLTGFEQQPAVIPWRFLKYFHLSSNKLQGSLPIPPPSTIIYDARNNGLTGAIPPLMCQKNSLGMLDLSNNHLSGTIPPCLATSSEDLQMLNLSGNSFHGNIPSTFTMNCPLLMVDLGQNQLQGPVPRSLANCAMLQCLVLQNNQIEDTFPSWLGDLPKLELLSLGSNKFHGAIWHPRNNSMFPKLRIIDISCNCFSGKLPTEYICNWNEMKLFNKENLTYMHANQKVQYQTHARHLALSTYTELQYDYSMRVVSKGVYRLYEKIQSALVVVDLSNNTFVGNIPESLGSLSGLQLLNISNNKLTGAIPSSLAKLTKLESLDLSQNLLSGQIPRQMTQLTFLSIFNVSHNQLTGPIPQGKQFDTFDNSSYDGNLGLCGVPLSKSCRNSMTSPPPPLIFRGHDLEFSSGIYWMVIALGYGSGLVVGLVIGTTLTTRNHEWFVDTFGRGKKFQKKKKCKGRRT, encoded by the coding sequence ATGTGGAACTCAAGCAAAGAAACAATGGTACTTGTCGACTTCAGCCAGAACTCCCTGACAGGCTTCGAGCAGCAGCCAGCGGTCATCCCCTGGCGTTTTCTCAAATATTTCCACCTCAGTTCTAACAAGCTTCAAGGATCGCTTCCCATTCCACCACCAAGCACCATTATTTATGATGCCAGAAATAATGGATTGACGGGAGCAATTCCACCGTTAATGTGCCAGAAGAATTCTCTTGGTATGCTTGATTTATCCAACAACCATTTAAGTGGCACAATACCTCCATGTTTGGCCACTTCCAGCGAGGATCTTCAAATGTTGAATCTAAGCGGCAATAGTTTCCACGGAAATATTCCTTCAACATTCACAATGAATTGCCCACTGTTAATGGTAGATTTAGGTCAAAACCAACTACAAGGGCCGGTGCCAAGATCATTGGCAAATTGTGCAATGCTGCAGTGTCTCGTTCTTCAAAATAATCAGATTGAGGATACCTTCCCCTCTTGGTTGGGAGATCTTCCTAAGTTAGAGCTTCTTTCTTTGGGATCAAACAAATTTCATGGCGCCATATGGCATCCCAGAAACAATTCAATGTTTCCAAAGTTACGGATAATTGACATCTCTTGCAATTGCTTTTCAGGTAAATTGCCAACAGAATACATTTGTAACTGGAATGAAATGAAACTGTTCAACAAAGAGAATTTGACATATATGCATGCAAATCAAAAAGTTCAATACCAGACACATGCCCGTCATCTGGCACTATCCACGTATACGGAGTTGCAGTACGATTACTCAATGAGAGTGGTCAGCAAAGGGGTGTACAGGTTATACGAAAAGATTCAAAGTGCCTTGGTAGTTGTTGATCTCTCAAACAACACATTTGTTGGGAATATCCCAGAATCCCTTGGAAGTCTTAGTGGGCTTCAATTGCTAAACATTTCCAACAACAAACTTACTGGTGCTATCCCCTCGTCGTTGGCAAAGTTGACAAAATTGGAGTCGTTGGACCTATCCCAAAACTTGCTCTCAGGACAGATCCCCCGACAAATGACCCAACTCACTTTCCTTTCAATCTTTAATGTTTCTCATAATCAACTCACTGGCCCTATACCTCAAGGGAAACAATTTGATACATTCGACAATAGTTCGTATGATGGGAATTTGGGATTGTGTGGTGTCCCTTTGTCGAAGTCATGCAGAAATTCAATGAcctcaccaccacctccgctTATATTTCGAGGTCACGATCTTGAGTTTTCGAGTGGTATTTATTGGATGGTCATAGCCTTGGGATATGGAAGTGGGTTAGTAGTTGGGTTGGTTATTGGGACAACTCTGACGACGAGGAATCACGAATGGTTTGTCGACACCTTTGGGAGGGGGAAGAAAtttcagaagaagaagaaatgcaAGGGCCGAAGAACCTAA
- the LOC131317016 gene encoding receptor-like protein 7, with the protein MEYSCLYLRIYLVLCCFNLIILTYSSSSTWPLCHENESKALLQFKHNFVIDKLASVDASAYPKLESWKLLDGKSNGCCSWDGVECDHDTGHVIGLDLSSSLLYGSINSNSSLFTLLHLRSLNLADNNFNCSEMPSEIGNLSRLSSLNLSNSAFFGQIPSEISSLSTLIILDLSAKIFGGFPPVLLKRCSLYGEFPMDIFRLPKLQILDAAWNENLTGSLPEFQNNSRLEELILTGTGFYGKLPDSIGRLESLRYLSLSQTCLSGTLPSSLGNLTRLTLLKLQLCNFNGQIPSSLANLSQLTMLLIGSNNFDAGPLPLPPGKLLKLTVLSAQGINLQGEIPLSFANLTQLSYLFIGRNNLKGKIPSWFMNLTQLTLLGLEDNNFHGMIPRSITQLKRLEHLSLYSNSFTGIVELDMFMKLPNLSSSLAF; encoded by the exons ATGGAATATTCATGTTTGTATCTTCGCATTTACCTGGTCTTGTGTTGCTTTAATCTTATCATATTAACTTACTCATCCTCTTCTACGTGGCCATTATGCCACGAAAATGAGAGCAAGGCCTTGCTGCAGTTCAAGCACAACTTTGTCATTGACAAGCTTGCTTCTGTTGACGCTTCTGCTTATCCAAAACTTGAATCGTGGAAGCTACTTGATGGAAAGAGCAACGGTTGCTGCTCATGGGATGGTGTCGAGTGTGACCATGACACCGGTCATGTGATCGGCCTCGACCTCAGCAGTAGCTTACTCTATGGTTCTATCAACTCCAACAGCAGCCTATTCACCCTTCTCCACCTTCGTAGCCTAAACCTTGCTGATAATAACTTTAATTGCTCCGAAATGCCTTCCGAAATTGGAAATCTTTCAAGGCTGTCTAGTCTCAATCTATCCAACTCTGCATTTTTTGGTCagattccttcagaaatctccTCTCTTTCCACACTGATTATCCTCGATCTGTCTGCGAAAATTTTTGGCGGGTTTCCACCTGTTTTGCTTAAAAGATGTTCGTTGTATGGTGAATTTCCAATGGACATTTTTCGTCTACCAAAACTGCAGATTCTTGATGCAGCTTGGAACGAAAATCTCACTGGCTCTCTACCTGAATTTCAAAACAATAGTCGCCTTGAGGAATTGATACTCACGGGCACGGGCTTCTACGGTAAACTCCCAGATTCAATTGGTAGACTTGAATCCTTACgttatttgagtttgagtcaaaCTTGTTTATCTGGGACACTTCCATCTTCACTTGGGAATCTAACCCGGCTCACTTTACTGAAACTTCAATTGTGCAACTTCAATGGCCAGATTCCTTCGTCGTTAGCAAACCTATCACAACTAACTATGTTATTAATTGGCTCTAACAACTTTGACGCAGGGCCACTTCCTTTACCGCCAGGGAAGCTACTCAAACTCACTGTCTTATCTGCACAAGGAATAAATTTACAAGGTGAGATCCCACTGTCGTTTGCAAACCTTACCCAACTTTCATATTTATTCATTGGCAGAAACAACCTCAAAGGTAAAATCCCATCCTGGTTCATGAACCTCACCCAATTAACATTACTAGGACTTGAAGACAATAACTTTCATGGCATGATTCCTAGATCAATCACTCAACTCAAGCGTCTTGAGCATTTGAGTCTCTATTCTAACAGCTTCACTGGTATAGTGGAGCTAGACATGTTTATGAAACTCCCAAACCTG TCGAGTTCCCTAGCATTCTGA